The genomic window CTCCCTTtgtgatgaaattgaaaaaatgatgaacTCAATTTGGTGGGGCCATAATAGAGATCAATCTAAAGGAATATATTGGCTCTCTTGGGAGCGTCTTTCTATGCACAAAAATGCGGGTGGCTTGGGTTTTAAAAGCATTGAAGCTTTTAATTATGCAATGCTTGGAAAACAAGCTTGGAAGTTGTTATCAGATCCAAGCAATTTAATCACAAAATTATTCAAAGCTAAATACTTTCCTAAAAGTGATTTTCTTGATTCGAGCATTGGGCATAATCCTAGCTATGTTTGGCGAAGCATTTGGAGAGCTAAATTTATTGTTCGTGGCGGATATAAGTGGAGTATTGGTACTGGTAACCATATCCCGGTTTGGAATCATAAATGGAGCTTGGATGGTGATATTTTTACACGACCGATACATATTAATCATGTGATGGACACTATGAGAGTCTCAGATTTGTTGATGTCTGATTCAAAGATGTGGAATTTGCCTCTTATTTGCTCCTTGTTTGATGATAGTAGTGCAAGGAAAATTTTGAAAACTCCTATGTTAGACTCAGTTCCTGTCGACAAAGTTATTTGGAGATTAGAAAAGGATGGGCACTATTCAGTTAAGAGTGCATATCGTTATTGCATTGACGAGGCCATTGATACTACGCATTTGAAGGTTCCAGGTCAGTGGCATTATATCTGGAAAGCAACGGCTCCAccaaaaattaagaactttATTTGGCGGTTATGTCGTAATTGCATTCCGACTAGATTTCGACTGAACCAAAAGGGTGTTAATTGTCCTGGTAATTGTGTTCATTGTGATGATGAGCTTGAAGATAATATTCATCTATTTTTCTTATGCAATAATGCAAAGAATATATGGCAAAAGCTTGGATGGAGAGATGTTATTCAACAACACTTGCAGGCTAACAATCATATAGCAGAGATCATCTTTTCTCTTTTGCAGGTCTTTAACTCAGAGCATTCAACGTTGTTCATGGTGACATTATGGAGCATTTGGCAACAAAGAAACAATAGGGTGTGGGGGAATAAAATTGAACCAACTCATGTAGTTTGTGACAGAACCACCAACTTATTATTGGACTGGAGAAATGCACAACAATACAAGCAACGTAACTGTATGCAGCAACaaaaagtaactgaaactcgtTGGCAAAAGCTGCATACAGGGCGGTACAAGTGTAACATAGATGCTTCGTTCTCTGTTCGGCAGAATAAAGTTGGAATAGGAATGTGTATACGAGATGATCAAGGACAATTTGTTCTAGCCAAAACTGAATGGATGTCACCCATCACAGATACTGATATTGGTGAAGCTCTTGGTTTGCTTAGCGCTCTGAAATGGGTTCATGATTTGCAGCTAGAAAATGTGGACTTTGAACTAGACTCCAAGAATGTTGTTACAAGCTTTCATAGTAAGCACAATAATGTGTCTGAGCTTGGTGATGTTATTAGAAATTGTGTTCGTTTGCACAAAACTTATTTTAGAAACTCTAGTGttgagtttattaggagacaagtcaATGAGGTTGCTCATGCTCTAGCAAGGGTGGCCACTTCTATAGCTAGTTTCCACCTTTTCATTGATATACCCACTTGTATTGTTAACATTCTAaataatgaaatgctataaactttttactgtaaaaaaaaaaaaaaaaaaaaaaaaatctagtaaTACTTATGCCTATTTGTAACCATACATGCCACTTTGGTCgtgggaaaaaaattaacatggTACCCAATGTATTAACATTTCAACTTCAAGTGAACCATTCATTCATTTTAGAGACTAAAGTGAAATATtctaaatgaataaattatctTAAAACTAAGATTAATACAAGCACCAAATTAACCTAACTAAATTATAAGTTTATACTATGTTATAAATAGAGATACCTGCATATATGTAACATGTTATATTAcatggaataattttttattttatttttattttatcaaatagtttagtaagtaaaattttaccctattaaaataaattaatgaaataaatatatGTCCTACCAATTAAACTAAGGTCATacataaaggattttttttttattagaatgaaagaagaaaaaaaaaaaaagccaaatGCATATACACACACGTATGTgtcataaattcatatatgGGACTCGTGATGAATTTGGCCTCTAAAGTGAGATATTTTGGTGTAAACAGGTATCTTTGACCGCAACCTTAAAGATTAATCCCTCGAGAATCTATACTAACGTGTACACATATATTCATTCTATCATTATTGATCATATTAGTTCCCTTTGATCTTAGGCACTGTCACTACCAATTTCCCACCGGAACAAACAGCAGTAACCCTCTCCGGCTGCGTCCACGGCGGAAGTCTAAACCGCCAAAGATCAACACCAAGAGATGACCTCTTCTCTTGCTGACCCGCCACCGAAACATCACCACCATCGAATCTCTTGATCACAATTTTAGTTATTCCTGGTAGAATCTCAATCGCCTGAGCTCGCACACCACCGtcattgaaaatattcatcttaTTACATAACGCTACAAACCGGAAAAACTGCGGCGTTTCCTCGATCGAAATATCGGCATCTGAAGGAAAAGGAAGCTCGAGCATTTTAGCAAACACATGTGGAAGCCTCCATAACTGCTTTTTTGTGTTTACGTTTGGTGTTGTTGAAACGACGCCGTGTTGAGAACGTTTCTTTGCGAAGGGGTTAACGGTTGTAACTTTCTTAGCGAACATGCTCATGAAGTGTTTGTGTTATTGTTTGTTCTTAGATGTGAGAAAAGGTTGAAATGGAAAGTATGAGTTTTTGCGGGTTAATTTTGTTATGGGAATTTATGTTCGATGATGGGTGATATATAAAGGGTTGTGTTTATTGGTTTGACGAAAATACCCTTAAAGAGGACATTGTTTTGAGTGATTGTGCTTTCTTTGTCCTAAGGAATCTTGAAAAGGTTTTGCTTTGGCCCCTAACTAAACGAATAGAATATATGTATGGTAAAGTtcgcaaaataattttaaaaacaattaatacaaAATAATGATTTGGAAAGTTTGTTTGCTGTGTCACCCGTTTCATTTTAGATTTCTGATGGCAAAGTCAAATTTAGAGTAAATAAATGACCACAAAtccttgtataaaaaaaaaaccacaaatccttttgtaaaaaaaaaaaataccacaaATCGTATCTCAAGTCAATTAGATTTGACATTTTAATCGAAGTTCGAATCCGATCTTTCACTTTGTTGCGTGAGTTTCCAACAACTTATTATTTTgtctatcaaccaaaaaaataaaaaagaagtgaaaaaaaagaagagaaattaTTATAAGCCATGCTTAATATTTCCTATAACATAAATAGGTTAATCACGAAGTCAAATTTAACTTAACTTCTTCATCAATCTCGTGAATTATTAAACTGACATTAGTTTAAagtgaatttaattttgaaggTTCATCAGAAAACTTAATGTTTATGAGGAGACACAATTAGGAACAGAGgtttaaattgtatttttcattttctaaaactTTTTCACTAATAATTTAATTGTATTCTTTATCACTAAAACTTAAGGATTTCCACCTAGTGAACCTTCATATTGAATTTTCTGCATCACAAGTGATGATGACTTCCTTGTTTAAGACAAGATGTTGCCTAACTGGGTGAGTTACATAACGTTTGAGTTTGTATCGGTGTGATA from Trifolium pratense cultivar HEN17-A07 linkage group LG1, ARS_RC_1.1, whole genome shotgun sequence includes these protein-coding regions:
- the LOC123890005 gene encoding uncharacterized protein LOC123890005; translated protein: MFAKKVTTVNPFAKKRSQHGVVSTTPNVNTKKQLWRLPHVFAKMLELPFPSDADISIEETPQFFRFVALCNKMNIFNDGGVRAQAIEILPGITKIVIKRFDGGDVSVAGQQEKRSSLGVDLWRFRLPPWTQPERVTAVCSGGKLVVTVPKIKGN